A single region of the Actinoplanes sp. SE50/110 genome encodes:
- a CDS encoding Vms1/Ankzf1 family peptidyl-tRNA hydrolase, which yields MKLDFVRPLVDRTGSWVSVYLDATRAGENADHEVGLRWRALRERLTGDGADSATLDAVEAAVKDHPYQPGRYGLAVFARDGEVAMVETTPAPPPVDEAVTGALPHLMPLIAQRGEQIPYVRVLTDRTGADLDALSVGGATRHREVTGGATFPLRKVQAGGWSHRRYHQAAEESWKRNAGDVAAAAADLADSAGAEVIVVGGDVRAVQTFAGRLPRRWQDRVVRTDAGSRHAGADESPLDDVTIQAIAEVADRHTREAVDRYLAQRGDGTAGAGLTDVVTRLQRGQVDTVLLVDDASSTDTVWVSPDDPTLISVDDHPLREAGVPSPQRVRADAGLLRAIAATGADLVLVAPEEVALEHGIGAVLRYADAGSAAR from the coding sequence ATGAAACTCGACTTCGTCCGTCCGCTCGTCGACCGTACCGGCTCATGGGTGTCGGTCTATCTGGACGCGACCCGCGCCGGGGAGAACGCCGATCACGAGGTCGGGCTGCGCTGGCGCGCCCTGCGCGAGCGGCTGACCGGGGACGGCGCCGACAGCGCCACCCTGGACGCCGTGGAGGCGGCCGTCAAGGATCATCCGTACCAGCCGGGCCGGTACGGTCTGGCGGTGTTCGCCCGCGACGGCGAGGTGGCGATGGTGGAGACGACGCCGGCTCCGCCGCCCGTCGACGAGGCGGTCACCGGTGCGCTGCCGCACCTGATGCCGCTGATCGCGCAGCGCGGTGAACAGATCCCGTACGTCCGGGTGCTGACCGACCGCACCGGCGCCGACCTGGACGCGCTGTCGGTCGGCGGGGCCACACGGCACCGCGAGGTGACCGGCGGCGCCACCTTCCCGCTGCGCAAGGTGCAGGCCGGCGGCTGGTCGCACCGGCGTTACCACCAGGCCGCCGAGGAGTCCTGGAAGCGTAACGCCGGTGACGTGGCGGCCGCGGCGGCCGATCTGGCGGACAGCGCGGGCGCCGAGGTGATCGTCGTCGGTGGTGACGTGCGCGCGGTGCAGACGTTCGCGGGGCGGCTGCCCCGGCGCTGGCAGGACCGGGTGGTGCGGACCGACGCCGGGTCGCGGCACGCCGGGGCGGACGAGTCTCCGCTGGACGACGTGACGATCCAGGCGATCGCCGAGGTCGCCGACCGGCACACCCGGGAGGCGGTCGACCGGTACCTGGCCCAGCGGGGCGACGGCACGGCCGGCGCCGGCCTCACCGACGTGGTGACCCGGCTGCAGCGCGGGCAGGTGGACACCGTGCTGCTGGTCGACGACGCCTCGTCGACCGACACGGTGTGGGTTTCGCCGGACGATCCGACGCTGATCTCGGTCGACGACCACCCGTTGCGGGAGGCGGGAGTGCCGAGCCCGCAGCGGGTGCGGGCCGACGCCGGGCTGCTGCGTGCGATCGCGGCGACCGGCGCGGACCTGGTGCTGGTGGCGCCGGAGGAGGTGGCGCTGGAGCACGGCATCGGTGCGGTGCTGCGGTACGCGGATGCCGGCAGCGCCGCGCGATGA